A genome region from Micromonospora peucetia includes the following:
- the cutA gene encoding divalent-cation tolerance protein CutA, which yields MDQICVVTTVVDARSVADVMAAAAVAGRLAACAQVGGQVDSTYWWRSGVETSSEWSVQFKTAPDRAAALVEQIRASHPYEVPEILVTRVDSGDPAYATWVHEQTRP from the coding sequence GTGGACCAGATCTGCGTGGTGACGACGGTGGTGGACGCCCGCTCGGTCGCTGACGTGATGGCGGCCGCGGCCGTCGCCGGTCGGCTCGCGGCCTGCGCGCAGGTGGGCGGCCAGGTGGACAGCACCTACTGGTGGCGTTCCGGGGTGGAGACCAGCTCCGAATGGTCGGTGCAGTTCAAGACGGCACCGGACCGGGCCGCCGCGTTGGTGGAGCAGATCCGGGCCAGCCACCCGTACGAGGTGCCGGAGATCCTGGTGACCCGGGTGGACAGCGGCGACCCCGCCTACGCCACCTGGGTGCACGAGCAGACCCGGCCCTGA